The Acidobacteriota bacterium genomic sequence GGCCTCGAGCGCCGGCTCGACGTGACGGGGACGGGCGTGTTCGATCCGGCAGCCGTCGCCTCGCTACCGGGGGCCGCCAGACGATACCTCGAGCACGCCATCGCGCCGGGGACACCGCTGGCCGCGCGGGCGTGGCTGCGCATGCACGGCTGGATCCGGCTCCAGCCCGGCGGCGAATGGCAGCGGTTCCGCGCCACCCAGACGCTCGCCCCGCTCGTTGGCTTCGTGTGGTGGGCGGACGTCGACATGACGCCGGCGCGCGTTCGAGGCGCCGACTACTACGTCGACGGCCAGGCGGCGACACGCTTCTGGGCGCTGCGCCTGCTGCCGATCGTGAGCGGCGAGAGCGCGGACATCGCGCTCTCGGCCGCGGGCCGGCTGGTGGCCGAGACGGTCCTCGTGCCGTCGACCCTGCTGCCGTCACGCGGCGTGCGGTGGTCCGAAGACGCGCAGGGGCGCGTGGTGGCGACGCTGGAAATGCACGGCCACGACATGTCGGTCGTGCTCGACGTCGACCCCGAGGGCCGCCTGCGCGCCGTCACCCTGGACCGATGGAGCGAGCGCACACCAGACGGCCAGTTCGGCTGGGTGCCGTTCCGCGTCGTGGTCGACGAGGAGCAGACGGTCGGCGGCTATACCGTGCCGGCCAGGTTTTCCGCCATCTGGGGCGCGGGCACCGCGCGGCCGTTCGAGTTCATGCGGGCGCGGGTGAGCGAGGTGGTCTTCACGTAGGCTGCAGGCGACAGGCTGGAGGCGACAGGCTGCGGGCTNNNNNNNNNNNNNNNNNNNNNNNNNNNNNNNNNNNNNNNNNNNNNNNNNNNNNNNNNNNNNNNNNNNNNNNNNNNNNNNNNNNNNNNNNNNNNNNNNNNNCACGACCAAAGACCAACAACCCAGAACCCACACCCGAGCCGTCACAGCAGCGTCAACCCCACGATCGTCTTCATGTCCGTGATCTCGCCGCGCGCGACCATGGCTCGTGCCTCGTCGAGCGGCACCGCGCGGGGCTCGATGTTCTCGTCGGGGTCCTGATGGGCCTCGTGCACCGGCCGCGTGAGGCCCGTCGCCTTGAAGAACACCATCACCTCGTCGCAGTACCCGGGCGTCGGGTGGAACGCGCCGAGCCGCTCGACCGACGCGGGCCAGAGGCCGATCTCCTCGTGGCACTCGCGCCGCGTCGCCTCTTCGAGCGACTCACCCGGGTCGATGCTGCCTGCAGGCAACTCCCACATCACGTGGTCGACCGCGTAGCGGTACTGTCGGATCAACACCACGCGCCCCTCTTCGTCGATCGGGACGATGACGACCGACTCGGGATGACGGACGACCTCCATGTCGACCTCGCGGCCGTGCGGCAGACGGACGCGGTCGATGTCGATGCGGAAGACACGGCCGTCGTGGACCGTGCGCGTGGACAGGCGGGTGGCAGTGGACATGTCGCGATCACCGTGACGTGCGATCCAGGGATCCCGCGCGGGGCGAGCGGGGGCGTTCGTGGAGCAGCGCGTTCGGAGCAGGCTGCGGGTGCACCAGATGACGAACTGGCCCGAGCGCGCTGTCGGGCGTGGGGATGGGGGTCCCCACGCCAATCGCCGACGGGCCGCGAGAGGGCCGGTTCGTGCAGCCTGCGAAGCCGCGGTGCGGAGCGAATGTCCCCGGTCGCCACACGAAGCTGCCCCCAGCCTACCCCATGTGGAACTCCTCGCGCGCGCGCCGCAGACCGTCGACGACG encodes the following:
- a CDS encoding NUDIX hydrolase is translated as MSTATRLSTRTVHDGRVFRIDIDRVRLPHGREVDMEVVRHPESVVIVPIDEEGRVVLIRQYRYAVDHVMWELPAGSIDPGESLEEATRRECHEEIGLWPASVERLGAFHPTPGYCDEVMVFFKATGLTRPVHEAHQDPDENIEPRAVPLDEARAMVARGEITDMKTIVGLTLL